A single region of the Rutidosis leptorrhynchoides isolate AG116_Rl617_1_P2 unplaced genomic scaffold, CSIRO_AGI_Rlap_v1 contig526, whole genome shotgun sequence genome encodes:
- the LOC139884267 gene encoding MLO-like protein 8 — protein MEVLRMLYYLAACCLCFCLFEETGVSASSSTDSSARQLDQTPTWAVATVCSIIILISIVLESSLHHLGKWFTERQKKALFEALEKVKSELMILGFISLLLTFGQSYFAKICIPISIADSMLPCALNVKKEATSAGEEHRRRLLSYHKRFLASASSSSRCKDGYEPLISLDGLHQLHILIFFLAVFHVIYSAFTMALGRLKIRGWKEWEHETSTQDYKFSNDPSRFRLTHETSFVRAHTSFWTRIPF, from the exons ATGGAGGTTTTAAGGATGTTGTACTATTTAGCAGCTTgttgtctctgcttctgtctttttgAAGAAACCGGTGTGTCGGCATCTTCTTCAACGGATAGTTCAGCGAGACAACTCGATCAAACTCCGACATGGGCTGTCGCTACTGTCTGTTCGATTATCATCCTTATCTCAATTGTGTTGGAATCTAGTCTCCACCATCTTGGCAAA TGGTTCACTGAAAGGCAAAAGAAAGCTCTTTTTGAAGCCTTGGAGAAGGTTAAATCGG AGTTGATGATTCTGGGTTTCATTTCTCTACTGCTAACATTTGGACAAAGCTATTTTGCAAAGATATGTATCCCTATCAGCATTGCAGACTCTATGTTACCGTGTGCATTGAATGTCAAGAAGGAAGCCACATCAGCTGGGGAAGAGCATCGCCGGAGACTCTTGTCGTATCACAAAAGATTTTTAGCTTCCGCGAGCTCTTCCTCTAGATGCAAGGAT GGTTACGAGCCTCTTATCTCTCTCGATGGATTGCATCAATTGCACATCCTCATTTTCTTCTTGGCTGTCTTTCATGTGATTTACAGTGCATTTACCATGGCACTTGGGAGGCTAAAG ATTCGCGGCTGGAAGGAGTGGGAACATGAGACTTCGACACAGGACTATAAGTTCTCTAATG ATCCTTCGAGATTCAGGCTGACTCATGAAACTTCTTTCGTGAGAGCACACACCAGTTTCTGGACTAGAATTCCCTTC
- the LOC139884256 gene encoding LOW QUALITY PROTEIN: tyrosine N-monooxygenase-like (The sequence of the model RefSeq protein was modified relative to this genomic sequence to represent the inferred CDS: inserted 1 base in 1 codon; deleted 1 base in 1 codon) produces the protein MKCSLPSQIIFIAKSINEDLLAAKGSGPSRQLPDRNINLANWIEPPEGAFKVNSDVAIFSNIEKWSSGIVIRDHNADIVTYKVDFQFGFPDIFIIEALALLLGDYPNERSSKKLHSKLPPGPVPWPIVGNIPEMLLTNKPTFXMDTQLHCEMNTDIACFRLGNVHVVPVTCPKIALEFLKKQDANFGTRPLSFAAQTLSGGYLTAVVSPSGDQWKKMRRVLVSEIISPSRQKWLHSRRDEEADNLLFYVHNQVKKSKNVDTRTTARHYCGNLTRRMLFDKRYFGETTSDGGPGVAEMEHVEASFTSLAYIYAFCISDYIPCLTGLDLNGHEEIIKNACRRMNKYHDPIIDERIQQRRNGKIEEPNDLLDVLISLKDTHGKPLLTPDEVKAQSREIFVAAIDNPSNAVEWIMAEMVNNTEILIKAVEELDDVVGKERLVQESDVPKLNYIKACIREAFRLHPIAPFNVPHVATSDATVAGYSIPKGSHVLLSRMGLGRNPKVWVDEPLKFKPERHLMTEGGGDVALTEPGLRFISFSSGRRGCIAASMGTTMTVMLLARLIQGFNWTKPDCISKIELVESTNDLFLAKPLTLKPHPRLPSHLYPRIVI, from the exons ATGAAATGCTCTTTACCTTCTCAAATCATTTTTATTGCCAAAAGCATTAATGAAGACCTTTTAGCTGCAAAAGGATCAGGCCCCTCTCGCCAACTTCCCGACAGAAACATCAATCTTGCTAACTGGATTGAACCTCCTGAGGGGGCTTTTAAAGTTAATAGTGATGTTGCCATCTTTTCGAACATTGAGAAATGGAGTTCTGGAATTGTCATCAGAGACCATAATGCTGATATTGTCACTTACAAAGTTGATTTCCAGTTTGGTTTTCCGGATATCTTTATTATAGAAGCTTTAGCTCTTTTACTGGGG GATTATCCTAACGAAAGATCCTCCAAGAAATTACACTCAAAGCTCCCTCCAGGTCCAGTCCCTTGGCCTATCGTTGGGAATATTCCGGAAATGCTGCTTACAAACAAACCAACAT AGATGGATACACAACTTCATTGTGAAATGAATACCGATATCGCATGTTTTCGTCTAGGAAATGTCCATGTTGTCCCTGTCACGTGCCCTAAAATTGCCCTCGAGTTCTTA AAGAAGCAAGATGCAAACTTCGGAACAAGGCCACTCTCTTTCGCTGCCCAGACGTTAAGTGGGGGTTATCTAACGGCTGTAGTTTCTCCGAGTGGCGACCAATGGAAGAAAATGCGAAGAGTCTTGGTTTCCGAAATCATTTCTCCGTCGAGACAGAAATGGCTTCATAGTAGAAGAGACGAAGAGGCAGACAATCTTCTCTTCTACGTTCATAATCAAGTGAAGAAGTCTAAGAATGTTGATACTAGAACTACGGCAAGGCATTATTGCGGCAATTTGACTAGAAGGATGTTGTTCGATAAGCGATACTTTGGGGAAACAACATCGGATGGAGGACCAGGAGTTGCTGAAATGGAGCATGTCGAAGCAAGCTTCACTTCCCTAGCTTATATCTACGCATTTTGTATATCTGACTATATTCCTTGCTTGACTGGACTCGACTTGAATGGTCATGAAGAGATCATTAAAAATGCTTGTCGGAGAATGAACAAGTATCATGACCCTATAATTGATGAAAGAATTCAACAACGGAGGAATGGGAAAATTGAGGAGCCAAATGACTTGCTTGATGTTCTTATTTCGCTCAAGGATACTCATGGCAAGCCATTGCTCACGCCAGATGAAGTTAAAGCACAATCTAGG GAGATATTTGTTGCGGCAATAGATAATCCATCAAATGCAGTGGAATGGATAATGGCAGAAATGGTAAATAACACTGAAATCCTAATCAAGGCAGTTGAAGAGCTAGACGATGTCGTAGGGAAAGAGAGACTAGTCCAAGAATCAGATGTTCCTAAACTCAACTACATCAAAGCTTGCATTCGAGAAGCTTTTCGTCTCCACCCAATCGCTCCCTTCAACGTTCCTCACGTTGCCACGTCGGATGCCACGGTGGCAGGCTATTCCATCCCAAAGGGTAGCCACGTGTTATTAAGCCGAATGGGACTCGGAAGAAACCCTAAAGTATGGGTCGACGAGCCACTCAAGTTCAAGCCTGAGCGTCACTTGATGACGGAAGGAGGTGGTGACGTGGCACTGACGGAACCGGGATTACGTTTCATATCCTTTAGTAGCGGACGGCGTGGTTGTATAGCGGCTTCGATGGGGACAACCATGACGGTGATGTTGTTAGCAAGGCTAATTCAGGGTTTTAATTGGACTAAGCCGGATTGTATCTCTAAGATTGAACTTGTCGAATCTACAAACGATCTATTTCTTGCAAAACCATTGACCTTAAAGCCACACCCACGATTGCCTTCTCATTTATATCCTCGTATTGTTATTTAA
- the LOC139884263 gene encoding protein PIN-LIKES 7-like, with product MGFWTLFEVASMPILQVLLISLLGAFMATDYFNLLNADARRSLNKIVFMVFTPALMFASLAKTVTLQDIISWWFMPINVGLTFLFGGLLGWILVKLLKPKPHLEGLVIATCSAGNLGNLVLIIIPAICNEEGSPFGKDHNACKSLGLSYASFSMAIGGFYIWTYTFNLVKSSALKYKALQAEEEAKDILKHPNKDVEANTETRLLEKETNTETKSNEQTEGFWHNLYNFVHQILEELMAPPTVAAIVGLIFGSIAWLRNLIIGDAAPLRVVQDSVKLLGDGTIPSITLILGGNLFQGLRQSKLKFWVIVGVVFVRYAMLPVIGIWVVKAAGSLGFLPPDPLYRFVLMLQFSLPPAMNIGTMTQLFDMAQEECSVLFLWTYVVAALALTMWSTVFMWILS from the exons ATGGGGTTTTGGACATTGTTTGAGGTGGCATCCATGCCAATTCTACAAGTTCTTCTCATAAGCTTGCTTGGAGCTTTCATGGCTACTGATTACTTCAATCTTCTCAATGCTGATGCCAGAAGATCATTGAATAAG ATTGTATTCATGGTGTTCACTCCTGCTCTTATGTTTGCAAGTTTGGCCAAGACTGTCACTCTCCAAGACATTATCTCATG GTGGTTTATGCCGATTAACGTAGGGCTTACCTTTTTATTCGGAGGTTTACTTGGATGGATTCTTGTCAAACTGTTAAAACCTAAGCCCCATTTGGAAGGATTGGTCATAGCTACATGTTCTGCTG GGAACTTGGGGAATCTTGTTTTGATCATCATCCCTGCAATATGTAATGAAGAAGGTAGCCCCTTTGGGAAAGATCACAATGCTTGCAAATCTCTTGGACTGTCATATGCTTCTTTCTCCATGGCT ATCGGTGGATTCTACATCTGGACTTATACTTTTAACTTGGTAAAATCTTCAGCTTTGAAGTACAAAGCACTTCAAGCTGAAGAAGAAGCTAAGGACATCTTAAAACATCCCAACAAGGATGTAGAGGCTAATACAGAAACTCGCCTACTCGAGAAAGAAACTAATACTGAAACCAAATCCAATGAA CAAACAGAGGGATTTTGGCACAATTTGTACAATTTCGTACACCAAATCCTCGAAGAGCTAATGGCTCCCCCAACAGTAGCTGCT ATTGTGGGACTCATATTCGGATCGATCGCATGGCTTAGAAACCTTATAATTGGTGATGCAGCCCCCTTAAGAGTTGTCCAAGATTCTGTCAAATTACTTGG GGACGGAACGATTCCTTCCATCACGCTTATATTAGGAGGCAACCTTTTTCAAG GTCTAAGGCAATCAAAATTGAAGTTTTGGGTGATAGTTGGTGTAGTATTTGTTCGATACGCAATGCTTCCTGTAATTGGAATTTGGGTGGTTAAAGCTGCCGGAAGTCTTGGTTTCCTTCCACCAGATCCTCTCTACCGATTCGTGCTCATGCTCCAATTCTCCCTTCCCCCTGCCATGAATATTG GGACAATGACACAGCTGTTTGATATGGCTCAAGAGGAATGTTCTGTTCTGTTCTTGTGGACATATGTAGTTGCAGCTCTGGCTCTCACAATGTGGTCAACAGTTTTCATGTGGATTCTGTCTTAA
- the LOC139884258 gene encoding uncharacterized protein gives MESNMCDVNHLDADVRLPPRKRLLAGFIKQTSNGNRQSSDGNGRSPESNGPVSQMASHPPMISFSPTSPSTSASSEIDTLVEDLMNSHLKNPNMSAEELVEVSKSAAASATKDAKIARAAAQRKAAIASKAIAAAKSALELVASLNEEATATRDGTLRKNKMKKHVPVQQLYKKHQPVENSRRTDEELAHRLHRAMNSSPRISKTPPSLSRKKQKFKGLLSSSERLGSNTISERISVPKGVLIVRGNASSISNYEKTRVSNGHSIADNSGSDRELVSVKPREKASTWEAESSRSKDKAKEDSSSPGRKRGRAKLKKLSLKDQVYPEEEMIIRSSPKNNNVCNPNGNLFSVEPTRDGMMMPVEATPVWKYQEFKAPACVKQNKVLQS, from the coding sequence ATGGAATCTAATATGTGTGATGTCAATCATTTGGATGCTGATGTTCGTTTGCCTCCTCGTAAACGTCTACTAGCTGGATTTATTAAACAGACCTCCAACGGCAATAGGCAGAGTTCGGATGGTAATGGGCGGAGTCCTGAAAGCAATGGACCAGTTTCCCAGATGGCGTCACATCCACCCATGATCTCGTTTTCTCCAACGTCGCCGTCTACTTCTGCGTCAAGTGAAATCGATACCCTCGTCGAGGATTTAATGAATTCCCATTTGAAAAATCCAAACATGTCAGCAGAGGAGCTCGTGGAGGTCTCGAAATCGGCAGCTGCTTCAGCAACGAAAGACGCGAAAATTGCAAGAGCAGCTGCTCAGAGAAAGGCTGCTATTGCATCAAAGGCAATTGCTGCAGCCAAGAGTGCTTTGGAGTTGGTTGCCTCCTTGAACGAAGAGGCAACGGCTACCAGGGACGGAACTTTAAGAAAGAATAAGATGAAGAAGCATGTCCCAGTTCAGCAGTTATACAAAAAGCACCAGCCTGTTGAGAATTCTAGGAGGACTGATGAAGAATTAGCTCATAGGTTGCATCGAGCTATGAATAGCTCTCCAAGAATCTCAAAGACTCCTCCTTCCCTGTCGAGAAAGAAACAGAAGTTTAAAGGCTTACTATCTAGTTCAGAGAGATTAGGGTCGAATACTATTTCCGAGAGAATTTCAGTTCCTAAGGGTGTTCTAATCGTGCGAGGAAATGCTTCTTCTATATCTAATTATGAGAAGACTAGGGTTTCTAATGGACATTCCATAGCTGACAATTCAGGTTCTGACAGGGAGCTAGTTTCAGTTAAACCGAGAGAAAAGGCATCAACTTGGGAAGCAGAATCAAGTCGGTCAAAGGACAAAGCTAAGGAAGACTCTTCTTCACCAGGTAGAAAGAGAGGCAGAGCAAAGTTAAAAAAGTTGAGCTTGAAAGATCAGGTTTACCCTGAGGAAGAGATGATTATCAGAAGCTCCCCTAAAAACAACAACGTGTGCAATCCTAACGGTAATTTATTTTCCGTTGAGCCTACAAGAGATGGTATGATGATGCCAGTTGAGGCCACACCGGTGTGGAAATACCAGGAATTCAAAGCACCTGCTTGTGTCAAACAGAATAAAGTCCTGCAGTCATAG
- the LOC139884253 gene encoding protein METHYLENE BLUE SENSITIVITY 1-like: protein MTGKAKPKKHTAKEIAAKINEATTNKGGGKAGLLDRTGKEKGGHAKFECPHCKVTAPDIKTMQIHHESRHPKIPFEEDKVTNLHASASVDPAKPKPGIRGSLKK from the coding sequence ATGACGGGGAAGGCAAAGCCTAAGAAGCACACGGCGAAGGAGATCGCCGCGAAGATTAACGAAGCGACCACCAACAAAGGCGGAGGTAAAGCCGGCCTCTTAGACAGGACAGGAAAAGAGAAAGGCGGTCACGCCAAGTTCGAGTGCCCTCACTGCAAGGTCACGGCACCCGATATCAAGACGATGCAAATTCATCACGAATCCAGGCACCCTAAGATACCCTTTGAAGAAGATAAGGTCACCAACCTCCATGCTTCCGCTTCCGTTGACCCTGCTAAGCCCAAGCCTGGAATTCGCGGAAGCTTGAAGAAGTGA
- the LOC139884266 gene encoding uncharacterized protein translates to MSCSSSSGSEEDDEGIDSYRKGGYHAVRIGDPFNGGRYIAQRKLGWGQFSTVWLAYDTQTSSYVALKIQKSAAQFVQAALHEIEVLSAIAKGDSPDTKCVVRLIDQFKHTGPNGQHQCMVLEFLGDSLLRLIKYNHYKGLELNKVREICKCVLIGLDYLHRELGIIHTDLKPENILLCSTIDPAKDPVKSGLTPILERPEGNANGGATMSIIEKKLKRRAKRAVAKISGRRESMGRITMKDERSMAGIDVRCKVVDFGNACWGDRQFAEEIQTRQYRAPEVVLRSGYSFSVDMWSFACTAFELATGDMLFAPKDGQCYSEDEDHLALMMELLGKMPRKVAIGGSLSKDYFDRHGDLKRIRRLKFWPLDRLLRDRYKFSETDAREFSEFLTPIFDFTPEKRPTAEQCLQHPWLNLRTQEGVTNESNVEKLGVGMSSLQIKVGK, encoded by the exons AtgtcttgttcatcatcttctggTTCTGAGGAAGACGACGAAGGGATCGATTCCTATAGGAAAGGAGGTTATCACGCTGTCAGAATCGGCGATCCATTTAACGGTGGCCGTTACATCGCTCAAAGGAAGCTTGGTTGGGGTCAGTTCTCCACCGTTTGGCTCGCTTACGACACTCAAACTTCC AGCTATGTAGCTCTTAAAATCCAGAAAAGTGCAGCCCAATTTGTTCAAGCTGCACTTCATGAGATTGAAGTTCTATCTGCTATTGCTAAGGGGGACTCTCCGGATACCAAATGTGTAGTGCGGTTGATCGATCAATTTAAGCATACAGGCCCGAATGGGCAGCATCAGTGCATGGTTCTCGAATTTCTGGGAGATAGCTTACTCCGACTAATCAAGTATAATCATTACAAAGGGCTTGAATTGAATAAAGTTAGGGAAATCTGCAAGTGTGTTTTGATAGGCCTGGATTATTTGCATAGAGAGCTTGGTATAATTCACACGGATTTAAAGCCAGAAAATATTCTTCTCTGCTCCACCATTGATCCTGCCAAGGATCCTGTTAAGTCAGGGCTAACCCCAATTCTTGAAAGGCCTGAGGGAAACGCAAATGGTGGGGCTACTATGAGTATTATTGAGAAGAAGCTGAAGAGGAGGGCGAAAAGAGCTGTTGCTAAGATATCAGGAAGAAGAGAATCTATGGGACGAATAACTATGAAGGATGAAAGATCGATGGCTGGGATAGACGTGCGATGCAAGGTTGTGGATTTCGGAAATGCATGCTGGGGCGATAGGCAATTTGCCGAAGAGATACAGACAAGACAATACAGAGCTCCTGAAGTAGTACTTCGGTCTGGGTATTCCTTCTCTGTAGATATGTGGTCATTTGCTTGCACAGCCTTTGAGCTTGCAACGGGCGACATGTTGTTTGCTCCAAAAGATGGACAATGCTACAGCGAAGATGAG GATCACCTTGCTCTTATGATGGAACTCCTCGGAAAGATGCCCCGAAAG GTTGCCATTGGTGGATCTCTATCCAAGGATTACTTTGATAGGCATGGAGATCTGAAGAGGATTCGTAGACTGAAGTTTTGGCCACTTGATCGATTGCTGAGGGATAGATACAAGTTCTCTGAAACAGATGCTCGTGAGTTTTCCGAGTTTCTTACTCCTATTTTCGATTTTACACCGGAGAAGAGACCAACTGCTGAGCAGTGCTTGCAACACCCATGGCTCAATCTCAGGACCCAGGAAGGTGTAACAAATGAATCAAATGTGGAAAAGTTGGGTGTTGGAATGAGTAGCCTCCAAATTAAGGTGGGAAAGTGA
- the LOC139884259 gene encoding uncharacterized protein — protein sequence MAGIQKYKGRKHNKSTWPIILYRCKRKKKKSYYGLRKIFEGEEEDRSNRRSSVEEEKMANQGTDLFDAYFRRADLDGDGQISGAEAVAFFQASNLPKNVLAQVWMHADQRKLGFLGRAEFYNALKLVTVAQSKRELTPDIVKAALYGPASSRIPPPQINLAAAPSPAPPQPRAVVGQPAQQNVGIRPQQGQGQFFPSQQNQFTRPPQGMPPSNTPLPQQNQVPGGASFMATPRPPTAANATTDWLSASSQSPNRGVAPPSIQDGFALTASGLTPSVQPRPSATTTPATAPKPQDPFVIASQAGSQDSKALVVSGNGFPSDSLFGDVFSATSAQPKPSIPAATSPAGSLPVSTAIVPATSGSQASTKPTPLESSQNTFSQKLGALYQQGQQTGNQTQRVAAPSSTALMPTGLPVVAGNLASNQPPSPAHPWPKMTQSDIQKYNKVFVQVDTDRDGKITGEQARNLFLSWRLPREVLKRVWDLSDQDNDSMLSSREFCTALYLMERFREGRPLPATLPGNIFPDQTLPPAPHQSTAPHGRGTWAPTYGTQQLPPQVATGARPVSHAAARKPPRPQGPLPVSHTDAPAPPTQQKPKVPVLEKHLVDQLSKEEQDSLNSRFQDATTADKKVEELEKEIVTAREKIQFYHTKMQELILYKSRCDNRLNEITERVSGDKREVELLAKKYEEKYKQSGDVASKLTLEEATFRDIQEKKMELYQAIVKMDQGDTTDGALKERVDLIQSGLEELVKSLNERCKQYGLRAKPTTLLELPFGWQPGIQEGAADWDENWDKFDDEGYTIVKELTLDVENVIAPPKTKSSPTSKETSAPKDDATKEKSSNTDERNPENESATDQSKDGLVKTPPESPAGRSPAGRDAGESHSPQFGGVTFDGSPHSKDSKSGAGSLFSGDRGFDEPSWGTFDTSYDTDSVAGFDTASAKGNEGLLFDPEDFPLKPIRTEIPRAENAFQGKTPAYRSSVFADSVPSTPAYNFGYSPPKFSGGAENKSFDSFSRFDSFNMSESGFAQSPRNSLSRFDSFRSTADSDANYGLPSLDSLNPHDSGFFQTSQSSLARFDSVRTPRESDQNYGFNSQSRFDSLQTPRDSDNGRGFDSFSRFDSLQTPRESDNSRGFDSFSRFDSLQTPRESDNSRGFDSFSRFDSFRSTTNETNHGNRFGSFDDSDPFGSTGPFRTSFDSQTPRGTDNWNTPSFDSQTPRKSTDDWNPPSFDSQTPRKGVDDWHSSFDSQTPKKGTDNWNAF from the exons ATGGCCGGAATTCAGAAGTACAAGGGGAGAAAA CATAATAAATCCACGTGGCCGATTATTTTGTATCGTtgcaaaaggaaaaaaaaaaagagtTACTATGGATTGAGGAAAATTTTCGAAGGAGAAGAAGAGGATCGATCAAATCGAAGATCGAGTGTAGAAGAAGAGAAAATGGCTAATCAAGGGACGGATCTGTTCGATGCTTATTTCAGGAGAGCCGATTTGGACGGAGATGGTCAGATCAGTGGAGCTGAAGCCGTCGCCTTCTTCCAAGCTTCTAATTTGCCTAAAAACGTCCTTGCTCAG GTATGGATGCATGCTGATCAGAGGAAGTTGGGTTTCTTAGGTAGAGCTGAATTTTATAATGCTCTGAAACTTGTGACCGTTGCCCAATCTAAGAGAGAACTTACCCCAGATATAGTGAAAGCAGCATTATACGGTCCTGCATCGTCTAGAATTCCTCCTCCCCAGATAAACCTTGCAGCAGCTCCTTCTCCTGCTCCTCCTCAGCCTAGAGCAGTTGTAGGACAACCAGCTCAACAAAATGTCGGAATCAGACCACAACAAGGTCAAGGTCAATTCTTCCCATCTCAGCAAAACCAATTTACTAGACCTCCCCAAGGCATGCCTCCCAGTAATACTCCCTTGCCGCAACAGAATCAAGTTCCTGGCGGAGCCAGTTTCATGGCTACTCCTCGTCCTCCGACCGCGGCGAATGCGACAACTGATTGGCTTTCTGCTAGTTCACAATCACCTAACAGAGGAGTTGCTCCACCATCGATACAAGATGGATTTGCACTGACGGCATCCGGTTTGACTCCCTCTGTTCAACCCAGACCATCAGCAACCACT ACACCCGCCACTGCTCCGAAGCCCCAAGATCCTTTTGTGATTGCTAGTCAGGCTGGATCTCAGGATTCAAAAGCTTTGGTTGTTTCAGGAAATGGGTTTCCCTCAGATTCACTTTTTGGAGACGTCTTTTCTGCAACTTCAGCTCAGCCAAAACCAAGTATTCCTGCAGCAACCTCTCCTGCAGGTAGTTTACCTGTATCAACAGCAATTGTTCCAGCAACTTCTGGTTCTCAAGCTTCAACCAAGCCAACTCCCCTTGAATCTTCACAGAACACATTTTCTCAGAAATTGGGTGCTTTGTACCAGCAAGGTCAACAGACAGGGAATCAAACCCAGAGGGTTGCAGCTCCAAGTTCTACTGCTTTAATGCCAACCGGGCTTCCTGTAGTAGCTGGGAATTTGGCTTCAAATCAGCCTCCTTCTCCTGCT CATCCGTGGCCAAAGATGACTCAATCTGACATTCAGAAGTATAACAAGGTGTTTGTGCAAGTAGATACTGACAGAGATGGAAAAATTACTGGCGAACAGGCACGCAACTTGTTCTTAAGTTGGAGACTTCCAAGAG AGGTCTTAAAGCGGGTTTGGGATTTATCTGATCAAGATAATGATAGCATGCTTTCGTCGAGAGAATTCTGTACCGCTCTATATTTGATGGAGCGATTCAGGGAAGGTCGCCCTCTTCCTGCAACTCTTCCAGGCAATATCTTTCCCGATCAAACTTTGCCCCCTGCACCACATCAGTCAACAGCTCCTCATGGCCGTGGGACTTGGGCACCTACTTATG GAACACAACAATTACCTCCGCAAGTTGCTACTGGTGCACGTCCTGTTTCACATGCAGCCGCAAGGAAGCCGCCAAGACCACAAGGTCCACTACCTGTTTCTCATACTGATGCACCTGCTCCTCCGACTCAACAAAAGCCCAAAGTTCCAGTGCTGGAAAAGCATCTTGTAGATCAATTAAGCAAAGAAGAACAAGATTCGTTGAACTCCAGATTCCAAGATGCAACGACGGCAGATAAAAAG GTAGAAGAATTGGAAAAGGAGATTGTAACTGCCAGAGAGAAGATTCAATTCTATCATACCAAGATGCAAGAACTT ATTTTATATAAAAGCAGATGTGACAACCGCTTAAATGAGATTACAGAAAGGGTATCTGGCGATAAGCGTGAG GTCGAGTTATTGGCAAAGAAGTATGAAGAGAAGTACAAGCAAAGTGGCGATGTGGCGTCCAAACTAACCCTGGAAGAAGCCACATTTCGTGATATTCAG GAGAAAAAAATGGAGCTATATCAGGCAATTGTCAAGATGGATCAAGGGGATACTACTGATGGTGCTCTCAAG GAACGTGTTGACCTTATCCAATCAGGTCTCGAGGAACTAGTGAAATCTCTGAATGAACGATGCAAACAATATGGATTGCGTGCTAAACCAACTACATTGTTGGAGCTTCCATTTG GCTGGCAACCTGGAATCCAAGAAGGTGCAGCAGATTGGGATGAAAACTGGGACAAATTTGATGATGAAG GATATACAATTGTTAAAGAACTAACTCTAGATGTGGAGAATGTCATAGCCCCTCCAAAAACTAAATCTTCACCTACCTCGAAAGAAACAAGCGCCCCTAAGGATGATGCTACT AAGGAAAAATCGTCAAACACAGATGAAAGAAATCCCGAGAATGAATCCGCCACTGACCAAAGCAAAGATGGCTTGGTAAAAACTCCTCCTGAGAGTCCAGCTGGAAGGAGTCCAGCCGGAAGGGATGCTGGTGAAAGCCATTCTCCTCAGTTCGGAGGTGTCACCTTTGACGGCTCACCTCATTCTAAGGATAGCAAGAG TGGTGCTGGATCTCTGTTCTCTGGTGATAGAGGTTTTGATGAACCTAGCTGGGGCACATTCGACACTAGTTATGATACGGACTCTGTCGCTGGCTTTGATACTGCTAGTGCCAAG GGCAATGAAGGCTTATTATTCGATCCTGAGGACTTCCCATTAAAGCCAATTAGAACAGAGATTCCCAGGGCAGAGAACGCGTTCCAAGGAAAGACCCCTGCTTACAGAAGTTCTGTGTTTGCTGATTCTGTTCCAAGTACGCCTGCTTACAATTTTGGCTACTCTCCGCCGAAGTTTAGTGGAGGTGCAGAGAACAAGTCATTTGACAGCTTCTCCAGATTTGATTCGTTTAACATGAGTGAAAGTGGATTCGCTCAATCACCTCGAAATTCTCTCTCTAGATTTGATTCTTTCCGAAGCACTGCCGATTCTGATGCAAATTATGGATTGCCAAGCCTCGATTCACTCAACCCACATGACAGTGGGTTCTTTCAGACTTCACAGAGTTCCCTGGCGAGGTTTGATTCAGTCCGCACTCCAAGAGAATCCGATCAGAATTATGGGTTCAATTCCCAATCAAGATTTGACTCACTCCAAACCCCGAGAGACTCTGATAATGGTCGTGGATTTGATTCCTTTTCGAGGTTCGACTCCCTCCAAACCCCGAGAGAATCTGACAACAGTCGTGGATTTGATTCCTTTTCAAGGTTTGATTCACTCCAAACCCCGAGAGAATCTGACAACAGTCGCGGATTTGATTCCTTTTCGAGGTTTGATTCATTCCGCAGCACTACTAATGAAACTAACCATGGAAATCGGTTTGGGTCATTTGATGATTCAGATCCATTTGGGTCAACTGGACCATTTAGGACATCATTTGACAGTCAAACTCCGAGGGGCACTGATAATTGGAACACA